A window of the Phragmites australis chromosome 20, lpPhrAust1.1, whole genome shotgun sequence genome harbors these coding sequences:
- the LOC133902252 gene encoding pentatricopeptide repeat-containing protein At1g79540-like encodes MRCLAAARSLLLPLHLPPGVPIHTAATAPPPLAAELDAADALHALLATLPPSLPALLPCLSLLSRRLTPHSVADALLCAGLPAASRLRLFLFSALSPHLRSPLLHSRAVVPLLLSTDGDAAMFDAIDDARAAGLRAPSAAFEALVFAHASAGRHEEAVQAFARMDEFGCRPTTFVYNAVLKALVDSAVIPLALALYNRMVAAGCPPNRATYNVLMDGLCKRGMAGDALKLFDEMLERGIVPNVKTHTVLLSSLCNAGKLKDAEKLLLSMNEKGCPPDEVTYNSLLSGLCKAGRVDEAFERLELLRSGGFALGLKGYSCLIDGLFQAGRYNDGFECYKEMLMRSDVSPDIVLYTIMIRGCSEAGRTEDAVSFLDEMKEKGFVPDTFCYNTLLKTLCDAGNLDGARSLWSEMLQNNMVLDSTTHTIMICGLCKKGLLDEAMQVFNEMEKVDCHPTVMTYNVLIHGLYRVRRLEEARMLFYKMEMGNNPSLFLRLTLGANQVRDSESLQKLVNTMCQSGQVLKAYKLLRGIIDSGVVPDVVTYNTLIKGLCKVRNLDGALRLFKELELKGLSPDDITYGTLIDRLLRAHRENDARMLFQNILQSGGTPSLSIYNSMMRSLCRMKKLSQAISLWLDHLPKKYNLSAEDEVLADARKKIEDDSLDEAVRELIKIDQKYGSLNSTPYTIWLIGLCQARRIGDALKIFHTLEEFGIAVTPACCAFLTKYLCWERNLNAAVDVMLYTLSKRFIMSRHVGNRLLRNLCIHHRRQDAQALAWRMHLVGYDMDAYLREPTKGLLHSQ; translated from the coding sequence ATGAGATGTTTGGCGGCGGCAcgctccctcctcctccccctccacctccCCCCCGGCGTGCCCATCCacaccgccgccaccgcgccCCCACCCCTCGCCGCCGAGCTCGACGCCGCCGACGCCCTCCACGCGCTTCTCGCCACTCTCCCGCCCTCGCTTCCGGCCCTCCTCCCCTGCCTATCCCTCCTCTCGCGGCGCCTCACCCCGCACTCCGTCGCCGACGCCCTCCTCTGCGCCGGCCTCCCCGCCGCTTCCCGCCTccgcctcttcctcttctccgcCCTCTCCCCGCACCTCCGCTCTCCTCTCCTGCACTCCCGTGCTGTCGTTccgctcctcctctccaccgACGGCGACGCCGCCATGTTCGACGCCATCGACGacgcccgcgccgccggcctccgcgccccctccgccgccttcgAGGCGCTCGTATTCGCCCATGCCTCCGCCGGCCGACACGAAGAGGCCGTGCAGGCGTTCGCCCGGATGGACGAGTTCGGCTGCCGCCCCACCACCTTCGTCTACAACGCCGTGCTCAAGGCCCTCGTCGACAGCGCCGTCATCCCCCTCGCCCTGGCGCTCTATAACAGGATGGTGGCCGCAGGATGCCCGCCCAACAGGGCCACGTACAATGTGCTCATGGACGGTCTCTGCAAGCGGGGCATGGCGGGGGACGCGCTCAAGCTGTTCGACGAAATGCTTGAGAGGGGGATAGTGCCAAACGTGAAGACCCACACCGTCCTACTATCATCCTTGTGTAATGCAGGGAAGCTCAAGGACGCTGAGAAGCTGCTGCTGTCGATGAATGAGAAGGGGTGCCCTCCTGATGAGGTCACGTACAATTCTCTCTTAAGCGGGCTGTGCAAAGCTGGCAGGGTTGATGAGGCATTTGAGCGCCTGGAGCTGCTCCGCAGTGGGGGCTTTGCACTTGGGTTGAAGGGGTATAGCTGCTTGATTGATGGTTTGTTCCAGGCCGGCCGGTACAACGACGGATTTGAGTGTTACAAGGAGATGTTGATGCGGAGTGATGTCTCACCAGATATTGTCTTGTACACAATAATGATCCGTGGTTGCTCTGAGGCGGGCAGAACCGAGGATGCTGTCTCATTCCTAGATGAGATGAAGGAAAAAGGGTTTGTGCCTGACACCTTCTGTTACAACACGCTTCTCAAGACCCTCTGTGATGCCGGTAATCTGGATGGAGCTCGCTCGTTGTGGTCAGAAATGTTGCAGAATAACATGGTCCTGGACTCCACAACACATACTATTATGATATGTGGACTGTGCAAGAAAGGACTTCTAGATGAGGCGATGCAGGTTTTTAATGAGATGGAAAAAGTTGATTGCCACCCGACGGTTATGACATACAACGTACTCATTCATGGACTCTACAGGGTGCGGAGGCTTGAGGAAGCTCGGATGCTTTTTTATAAGATGGAGATGGGGAATAACCCTTCGTTGTTCCTTCGGCTGACACTCGGTGCAAACCAGGTGAGGGATAGCGAGAGCCTGCAGAAGCTGGTTAACACTATGTGCCAATCCGGGCAGGTGCTGAAAGCTTACAAGCTTCTTCGAGGTATAATAGACAGTGGTGTAGTTCCCGATGTTGTCACGTATAACACATTGATAAAGGGACTGTGTAAAGTGAGGAATCTTGATGGAGCACTAAGGCTCTTCAAAGAGCTCGAGCTCAAGGGATTATCTCCTGATGATATCACTTATGGGACTCTTATTGATAGGCTCTTGAGGGCGCACAGAGAAAATGATGCTAGGATGCTGTTTCAGAACATATTGCAGAGTGGCGGCACCCCTAGTTTGTCAATATACAATAGTATGATGAGATCGCTATGTAGGATGAAGAAATTGTCGCAAGCAATCAGCCTCTGGTTGGATCACCTGCCCAAAAAGTACAATCTCTCAGCCGAAGATGAAGTACTTGCTGATGCCcggaaaaaaattgaagatgaTTCCCTGGATGAAGCAGTCAGGGAGTTAATCAAGATAGATCAAAAGTATGGTTCGTTAAACTCAACTCCTTACACCATTTGGCTTATAGGACTTTGTCAGGCAAGGAGGATAGGTGATGCCCTCAAGATTTTTCATACTCTTGAGGAGTTTGGCATTGCTGTCACACCAGCTTGCTGTGCCTTTCTTACCAAATACCTATGTTGGGAAAGAAATCTAAATGCAGCAGTTGATGTTATGCTGTATACATTGAGTAAACGCTTCATTATGTCACGGCACGTAGGCAACCGATTACTGAGGAATCTTTGTATCCATCATAGAAGGCAGGACGCGCAGGCACTTGCATGGCGAATGCATCTTGTAGGATATGATATGGATGCATATCTTCGTGAGCCTACAAAAGGTTTGTTACACAGTCAATAG